The following nucleotide sequence is from uncultured Draconibacterium sp..
TACTTTTTTCAGTCGCTTCCGGAGTTTTATTAGGTCTTCCGTGGTTAGGTTTTCCTGGGTGGATTTTGTTTTTTGCATTTCTACCATTACTTTTTATCGAGAATTACTTTTTCAAATTCAAAGACAATTTTCCTGTTGTTTCGTTGTGGGGGCATGTTTTTTTAGCGGCTATAATTTGGAATGTTTTGGCTTCGTGGTGGATGACCAAGGTTTCGCTTGTAGGTGTTGGTGCTGCTATGATTTTTAATGCATTCCTGATGTCGATGGTGTGGTGGAGTGCGCATTCGATTCGAAGAAACTTATCATCGCCATTAGGATACATCTCATTGGTTGTCTTTATAATTGCCCTCGAGTATCTGCAATTTAAGTGGGATATTGAATGGCCCTGTCTGCAATTAGGAAGTGTGCTGGCCAATAACGTAAAAATTATTCAGTGGTATGAATATACCGGGGCTTTTGGCGGAACGTTATGGATTCTGCTATTGAATCTTTTTCTATTCCAGCTTTTCCGCAATGTTTGGCTAAAAAGACCAATTCAAAAAGCCATAAGCGTTACAACAGTGTCGCTGTTATTGTTGCTTGTGCCTTTAATTATTTCTTTTCGGATGTATAATTCATACAAGGAAAATGAAGACCCGATAAAAATTGCAATTGTACAGCCCAATGTTGATCCGTATACTGAAAAGTTTGATTTAGAGTCGGAGTTACAAAAGCTTGAAAATTACATGCGCCTGGCGAGCAGTGTAACCGATGATGAAACTAATTTTATTGTGGGGCCGGAGACATTGTTTGAGCATCAAACGCTTTGGGATGAAGAAAAGTTTGCTTCAAATATATTTTTAACAGAACTGCAGGTTTTTCTTCAGCAATTTAACGATACAAAAATGGTTTTTGGTGTGTCGTCTTATAAAATATACGAAAATGAAGAGGCTATAACTTACTCAGCGCAAAGGAATAACGATATTATTTATGATCGGTTTAACACCGCAATGCTGCTCACTAAAAATGGAGAAACACAGGTTTACCACAAATCGAAACTGGTTGCAGGAGTTGAAAAAGTTCCTTTTCAAAAATACCTTTCTTTTCTCAGAAATAGCTATATCGATTTGGGAGGTGCCTCCGGTTCATTAGGTCAGCAAGCGGAAGTATCGAACTTGGTTGCAGACAATGTGGTGATAGCACCTGTTATATGTTTCGAGTCGGTGTTTGGTGAATACGTGGCAGAATACATTAAAAGGGGGGCCGAAGTGATTTTTGTGATTACAAACGATGGTTGGTGGAAAAATTCGAGAGGTTATAAACAACACCTGTTGTTTTCGCAATTAAGAGCCGTTGAAACCCGACGTAGCATTGCACGGTCGGCCAACACCGGAACTTCGTGTTTTATAAATCAGCGTGGCGATGTTTTACAAGCAACAAATTGGTGGCAGGAAGCGGCGATTGCGGGATCGATAAACAAAAATGACACACTGACATTTTATGTGACGCACGGCGATTATATTGCCCGAACAGCAGTTTTTATAAGCGTTTTAATGGTGTTGCTGGTGTTTGTGAGACGGTTCGCGTAAAGACAAAAAAAATCCGCACTAATCCATTGTGTAAAACCCCTGTATAACAGGATTTGAGCGCCCGGTTGATCAAACTTCCACCGGTCCGAAGACTCATCCCGATAAATCGGGACTACAAGGCCTGCTTTTACAACCATAAAGAGCTTACTCGGTTTAATTTTTTCTGTTGAGTTTACCAATTTATAGATCAATGCGGAAAATATTTTTCTCTCTCTCAATGAACTCGTTTTGTATAAGCCAAATGTAGCTGTAAGCTTTGGTATATGCAAATTTTAGGGCTTAATTTTGATTAAAATTAGGGTAATGTATTGTTGGATAGTTTATTAAATATCGACAAAAGTATTCGTGTTTTTGGATTTAGAGAAGAGTTGCTTTACCACGTAGTTTTTTATGATATGTATGTAGATTTTATTAAGGCTATTGAAAGTAGTCAGCTTATTATTTTTCAGTTTTGTAAAATATCTGGATTTCTATCCTTTGGCTCGAAAAGCATGCGTAAATGCTGATTTAAAATAAGGTATTTCTTAGCAGGATTAGGAAGTTTGGCAAGGAGATATTTTCTTTAAATGAATTAATTTAGATTGCTTAAGATTAATATGTTACTAATGTTAGAAAATAACCATTATCGTTGGACATTCTTCCATCTTTTGTGCAGATGTCCGTATGAAAGACCTACAAATTGTTGTCCGTTAAATGAAACACGAAAAGCAACCGTTTTAGATAATTACATTTATGCAACTAAAACGGCAAGCGATGAAGAAATTGACAAAGTTTTGGATTATCATAGTAATTGTATGAATAATCGAAGACGTGAAAATATTTGTGTTGAATAATTAGTAAAAGAGAGATCTTTAATAACGGTTTAGTACAGATGACTAACTGTTAACAAAAAGCCTGTAATGAATATTACAGGCTTTTTATTTTAAAACATATTAGATGTGATCCCACCGGGATAATTAAATTGCAATGCTTGATATCTTCTAAACACCTTGTGTTTTTGCCCGTTTTGTCAGCTTTAGTGCCTATTTGCAAAGGGTTGCGTAAGGCCTGAGTAATTGCAAACAATTTGAAATAATTTTATAAAATTGCGGATATCTCGTGCAAATAATATACATTTGCACGAGGGGATCACACTAAAATTTGCTCGATGGCAACCGTAACCGCATACATCCGAAAACCTACATCCAAGAAAACTAAAAAGGTGAATGTTAGATTTCGCGTAAGTGATGGAGCTACTCAACTTTACTACAGGAGTAAGATTGAAATTGAACCGGATGTGTGGGATCCACAAAAGCAGGAAATAAAATCAAGAGTACCCTACGATTCTGAAAAGCGTGTTGAATTTGATAACGCGGTCTCTGACCGTAAAAAACTAATCCGGTCTATTTACGATGCAAACCCGGGGTTAAATTCAAAGACCTTAAACTTAAAGATTAATGAGAAGTTGCACCCCGAGAAATATAAACTGGATAAACGGGCGCTGACATACTTTGAGATCTTCGATGAATTTTTGAATCAGCACAATGTTTCCGAGGGGCGAAAAGCTCACTTCAGGGTGTTGAAAAGGAGTCTGCAGAGATATGAGCTTTATAAAAGGGTGAAGCTTGATGTTGATACGATATGCAAGGACCAATTAAGCGACATAAAGAACTTTCTCCGGGATGAACCAAAGGTTTACGAAGAACGGCCGGAGATATACAAGATGGTACCTGAGAGCAAAAAGCCCAGGCCACGAGGTTACAATTACCTGGTGAGTATGATGAAACTTTACAGAACTTTCTGCTTATGGCTGATCAAACCATCAATTAAACTTACACAGAATAATCCTTTTGAAGATTATAGCATCGATGCAGAACGTTATGGAACTCCGATCTATATCACGATTAAAGAACGCAACCATTTATACAAGTTCGATTTATCTGCAAGGCCCGGATTGGCTATTCAGAGAGATATTTTCGTTTTTCATTGCTTGGTTGGTTGCCGAGTAGGAGATCTGTTTAGTTTGAAAAAGAACAGTGTTATTGATGGCGCAATTGAATATGTGGCACGAAAGACGAAAGGTGAAAGACCCGATACAATTCGGGTACCACTAAACACGATTGCACTTGAAATACTTGAAAAGTATAAAAACACTGAAGGCGACAAGCTACTCCCTTTTATTTCTGAGCAGAACTATAACCTGGATATAAAAGAGATGTTTGAAATTGCAGGATTAACGCGAATTGTAACCGTACTGAATACGCACACCCGGGAGGAGGAGAAACTACCATTAAACAAAGTAGCATCTTCTCACATGGCCAGGAGAACCTTTATCGGCAATTTGTATAAAAAGGTAAAAGACCCGAACTTGATAGGATCGATGTCTGGACACAAAGAAGGGAGCCGGGCCTTTGCCCGATACCGCGATATTGATGAAGATATGAAGCAGGACCTTGTTAAACTTTTGGAATAGAATATAAATGTATCAGGAAGAAATAGAAGCAGCAATTGCAAAATATAAAGACTGTCCACTTTTCGAGTTGAAGGCTTATAGAGCTATGGCAAAACGTTATCCGAGTGGAGAAAAATCCTTTTGGATCGAAAAAAGATTTAAACAAATTGAAAAAATAAAGAATGGCAGCTTTATGGGAATGAGATGGGTAAATGACGACTGTCTCGATTTATTGAATCTCCCTAATTATATAGAGGTAATTGATTATAACATATACGAGTCGTACCATTCAAAATATTTTGATCATTTAGATCAATCCGGGAAAAGAAAGGCGGCAATTAAAGATATCGACCATTTTATTAAACATTGGCTTGAATACAGGGCTATTGATGCAATTATTACGGATTTACAAGTGGATAATGAATCGAATCCAAATTTAGACGATGATTCAAATATAAAGAAATTCGACTTTAAACCTTTATTGAGCTTATTAAAACGACCTTACAATGATGAGCAGAAAATGAAGTTTGAAAAATGTTTCAATGATCTATTAGTTACTGATATGTTTATCAATTCGAGTGATCAGTGTTTTGCGGCTTTTGCCTCAATTGTATTTGATACTGGCTATTTTAAAAAGCCTTGGACAAAGTACCTTGAAACTTTTTCAAGTTGTTTTGAGCGGTCAATAAAAAGTAAAAACTGGAAACAATCACACAATCAGGTTATTGACGAGGTAAAATCACTGAAAAATAATCCTTTGTTACCCTTTTTAAGGGAAATCCCCAGAAGGGATAAGTCAATTTTCTGAAGAGAGAATTATTCCCTGCATATTCCTTTTTATATTCCCTTTTTGATGTTATTGTTTTGTTATTCATCATTTTAGTGATTGCGGAATATTCCCTTTTGTAATCGTTCCTCAATTTCTGGAAATCTTTGGTGTGTCAAACAACCGGATGCAGTAGCTACCATCCGAGGACAGGCAAAATCAAAGAAAACAGCAATGAGTTTAAATGTACTTGAGTTAGCGGAGAAGTATCCAAAAGTAAAATTCGAGTTGACTGGTGAGGATTTAATGAAGTTCTCTGAAGATTTCCACGCAAGAAAAAGAAGGGAACTTGAAGAGGCTATCACATCCGAGAAAACCGAAACCTATCCAAGCGCTCGCACCGTCTGCGAAATGCTTGACGTGAATCACTCTACACTTTGGCGTTGGGCGAAACGCGGCTACCTCGTACCTATTAACGTAGGTGACAAAAACCGGTACCGGATGAGTGATATTAAGAAGATCCTCGAAGGTGGAAGGAAAGCACTTCAAAATTCTTAGGTATGGCTAAAAGGTTTACCGATACCGAAAAGTACAAGAAGCCTTTTATTCGCTCTTTAAAAGGACCATATAAGCTCCTTTGGGATTATTTGTACCACGATTGCAATCATGCCGGAATATGGATAGTTGATTTCGAGATTGCCCAGGTTTATCTAGGATCAGATATGCCGGTAAGTAGTACTGAGGCTCTTAACGTATTTAACGATGATGAAATTCGAGTAATTGAGCTAAACGACGGCAAACAGTGGTTCATACCTTCTTTCATCGATTTCCAATACGGAATTTTAAATCCACAAAACAGAGCACACAATTCTGTTATTCAAATTCTAAATAAATATGGTTTATGGGAAGAGGGTAAGGGGCTAGTAAGGGGCTTACAAGCCCCTATGGATATGGTTAAAGAACAAGACATGGTTAAGGAACAAGACCAAGGAAAAAAGGCAAAGGAAATTCCTACACTTGAAGAATTCCTTGCATATGCCAAAGAAAAGGAGCCGGGAACATTTGAAGCCAAAAAGCACAATATCGAATTAAAGTATCAAGCATGGATGGTAAATGGCTGGAAAAATGGAAACGGTAGACCGATTAAAAACTGGAAATCTACACTGTTAAACACACTTCCACACATTAACACAAATAATTCAAATAAAAATGGAAAATCGACAGGAGTATTTACAGAACCTGCAACAGAGAGTCAACTCGATGGAGACCGAGTCTGACGAGTTCAAGGATAATATAATCGAATATCTGGTAAAAAATGGAAAAGTCTTTGGTGACCACCAAACTCAAGTTTATCTGCCATATGCTGGCAACAATGAGGAGCTAATGTATGACCTTCTTCAGCGCTATGTTAGAATCTATTGGCCTAAGTTTATTATAGATGATAACAATAGGCCCCTCATTAAATATTTGCTAAGCATAGCGGCAGGATCAGCCTCTAAAAAAGGTTTAATCATTCGTGGAACTGTAGGAGTCGGAAAGACTGCAACACTAAGAGTCATTCTTCAGTTTCGAAAAGATGTGCTGGCTTTTGACCCTGCAAGAAAGTTTGCAGAGTTAAATATTCAAGTTTTAGAACCAGCAACGCTTATCACGGATTTTAAGAAAAAGGAATATGAATTATTTGAAGACTGTACTTCTCAAGTACTATTCATTGATGACATTGGTCTTTCTACTGATTACAAGAATTATGGCACTCCTGTAAACATTATTGAACAAATGATTTATGCTCGATATGCTGCCTTTAAAGAGAATCCAACCCTTGAACTTTATGGAACAACGAATATCACATCTGCGAATCTTGAGAAGGTGATAGGAGAAAGGGCGATGAGTAGGCTCTTGGAGATGGTAGAGTGGAATAACGGTTTGCTTAAAGGTGATGATCGAAGAAAGAGCGAAAATCGTTTAATGCAATGGCCAACATTTAAAAGTTCGAATCCAACTTACAGGCCCGATAAATGGTAAGGTGATCCATAAGAGATCACGGAAGAAAAACATAAATACTTTAAGTAGAGATAAATAGAAAAATAGAATTCGTTTTTGCACATAAAATTGCACGAGAACTATGAAATACTACAACACAATCAACATTCAAGGTAAAGAGATCCGTTACAATTACGATAAAGAAGGCCGGGCGGTACCGATGAGCGGTGATATCCTTCGTCTGGTAGGTATTCCTGAGCTCATAGATGGAATTGACGAGCTGTATGGTTTTATGGAAAACTACGACAGTGAAGGTCTTTTAAAGTGGGCTTCATATCGCACAGATTTAAGGTGTCCTTTCGTGAAAAATCAATTGTACCGGTATTTTTTAATCGATATGGGGATTAGGATACATTGTGCAAATCAGCAAGACACAAAAAATGATGAGTGGCTTAGTGGTGTACATTGGATTCAAACCTTACTAGATGATTTTACAACTGAAAAAACAATTCAACGCGAAATGGAAAAAGAAGGATTCAACATACAATTAATAGAAGCATAAGGCATGAAAAAGAATTTGTTACACTTCAATGAGGCTGCAGCGTTAAAACAGCTTTCTGAGCTGGGCAAAGCCCGAGACGAGTTTCAAGAGATTGTTGACGAGTTTTACCAAATAGTAGGAAAAAATTGCACTCTGAAACTGGAAGAGTTAAAGTCGTTTGTTAGGTCCGGCCTTAATAGTGTTGAAGCGAATCTGAAAGAGATCAACACAATCCTTGCTAAAAAGCACATACCATCTGGAAAAATTGCTGGATTGCAAGTAGATTTTGAAAAGCTCGATCAATTCCTACAATTGCCAGATATTGGAGAGTTGGTAGGATTGATTGAAGTGATGTCGCTTTCATCGTTATCCTACCTGTCACCCGAGTACTTTAAACTTGAAAACAACACTCTGTCAATTCTTGAAGGCGTTGAAGATCAAATTATGGAGTCTCATAAACTCTACATCCAGAATGAGGCTGAAGCAGAACGTACATTATAAGACAATGAAGAAAATAACATTCCATGAGCGGCAACACATTAACCGCCTCCTACAGCAGCAGGGAAGTGTGAAGTATATTTTCGATGAGTTTGTGAAAAAAACCGGTTACTATTTGACTCAATTTGTGGAGCCAGGTAATATGAGTTTGTGGACCAGAAACAAACACATTGAAAAGATGTTGGATAGCGAGTTAAAGATCCTTCATGATAAGCTAGTACAAAATATTAGTGATTTTACAACCGATGCATGGAATCGAAGCCATGCCAATACTGATGAAATTATAGAGGCTTTTATTAAAGATCTTCCTATCAGTAAAATAGTTAAAGAAGGAATGTTTGCCCGAAATGCCGAAGGGTTACAAACATTTTTGAAACGCAAGGTTGATGGACTAACATTTTCAGAGCGTGTATGGAAGCTGGCAGATGGAGCCAAAGAGAATATCGAATTTTATTTAGAGTCTGGGCTTGCAACAGGAAGGAGGGCAGACTTGATTAGCCAGGATATCCGTCAGCTGCTCCAAAACCCTGACCGTCGTTTTCATCGCATCCGTAATAAAGATGGCAAGCTGGTACCATCGGCTCCAATGAAAGACTACAATCCCGGGCGCGGTGTTTACCGGAGCAGCTATAAAAATGCAATGCGACTGGCCGTAACCAATACCAATGCCATGTACCGGCAAACGGATTGTGAACGTTGGAGCCAATTGGATTTTATCAAAGGCATAAAAATACAGCGTTCCAGTTCAGCCAGTGAACCTTGTGTTATTTGCGATCCGTTGGCCGGCAAATATCCAAAAGATTATGTGTTCAAAGGCTGGCACCCCTGGTGCATCTGTTATGCCGTTCCGATATTAATGGATGAAGACGCTTTTATGGATGCGCTTAATAATGATGATTTTTCGGGTGTTGATTATATCAAAGATATTCCAACAGAAAGCCGTGTTTTCTTTCAAAAAGAGCTCGAAAAGAAGAGTGTAACACTTGATTCATACCTCTTTAAAGATAATCGTAAGTACTTCCAAAACCCCTTGAAATAAAAGCTTTTAGAGGATTCTGAATATATTTTAGATATAGCGAAACAAACAGTACAAATGAAACAACTGAAAGGCTATGAACGATAAAGAATGGTACGCGATAGGTATTGATACTTCAGACTTCTATAAACAGGCGAAACAAACTAAAAGAGAGTTTACAAGTATTGGCAATACGGCCTACAATGCCGGAATGAAAGTCGATCGTTCGTTTCAGATGATTGGTAAAGGAGCCTTGGCCTATTTGAGCGTTCGTCAACTTGCTCAGTATTCAAATGCTATTATTCAGATTCGCGGCGAATTCCAGCAACTAGGTATTGCCTTTGAAACCATGCTTGGCAGCAAGGCCCAGGCTGATAAGCTAATGGCCGAAACTGTTACCTTCGCACAGAAAACCCCGTTTACATTAACCGACGTAGCTTCTAACATAAAACAGCTGATGGCAATGGGAATT
It contains:
- the lnt gene encoding apolipoprotein N-acyltransferase, with product MKRFHRLLFSVASGVLLGLPWLGFPGWILFFAFLPLLFIENYFFKFKDNFPVVSLWGHVFLAAIIWNVLASWWMTKVSLVGVGAAMIFNAFLMSMVWWSAHSIRRNLSSPLGYISLVVFIIALEYLQFKWDIEWPCLQLGSVLANNVKIIQWYEYTGAFGGTLWILLLNLFLFQLFRNVWLKRPIQKAISVTTVSLLLLLVPLIISFRMYNSYKENEDPIKIAIVQPNVDPYTEKFDLESELQKLENYMRLASSVTDDETNFIVGPETLFEHQTLWDEEKFASNIFLTELQVFLQQFNDTKMVFGVSSYKIYENEEAITYSAQRNNDIIYDRFNTAMLLTKNGETQVYHKSKLVAGVEKVPFQKYLSFLRNSYIDLGGASGSLGQQAEVSNLVADNVVIAPVICFESVFGEYVAEYIKRGAEVIFVITNDGWWKNSRGYKQHLLFSQLRAVETRRSIARSANTGTSCFINQRGDVLQATNWWQEAAIAGSINKNDTLTFYVTHGDYIARTAVFISVLMVLLVFVRRFA
- a CDS encoding site-specific integrase, producing the protein MATVTAYIRKPTSKKTKKVNVRFRVSDGATQLYYRSKIEIEPDVWDPQKQEIKSRVPYDSEKRVEFDNAVSDRKKLIRSIYDANPGLNSKTLNLKINEKLHPEKYKLDKRALTYFEIFDEFLNQHNVSEGRKAHFRVLKRSLQRYELYKRVKLDVDTICKDQLSDIKNFLRDEPKVYEERPEIYKMVPESKKPRPRGYNYLVSMMKLYRTFCLWLIKPSIKLTQNNPFEDYSIDAERYGTPIYITIKERNHLYKFDLSARPGLAIQRDIFVFHCLVGCRVGDLFSLKKNSVIDGAIEYVARKTKGERPDTIRVPLNTIALEILEKYKNTEGDKLLPFISEQNYNLDIKEMFEIAGLTRIVTVLNTHTREEEKLPLNKVASSHMARRTFIGNLYKKVKDPNLIGSMSGHKEGSRAFARYRDIDEDMKQDLVKLLE
- a CDS encoding helix-turn-helix domain-containing protein, with the protein product MSLNVLELAEKYPKVKFELTGEDLMKFSEDFHARKRRELEEAITSEKTETYPSARTVCEMLDVNHSTLWRWAKRGYLVPINVGDKNRYRMSDIKKILEGGRKALQNS